A region from the Sphingopyxis lindanitolerans genome encodes:
- the tsaE gene encoding tRNA (adenosine(37)-N6)-threonylcarbamoyltransferase complex ATPase subunit type 1 TsaE — protein MRSRHPYTLDEAARIGAAIGAVLAPGDVVLLSGDLGAGKTTLARAMLTARGLAGEAPSPTFAIVQPYAPPEVDLAIAHVDLYRIEAEEELIELGLDDYLFDGALLIEWPERLGAQGWPEALSLHISGEGDARVLTAEVPAAWEARWPLR, from the coding sequence ATGCGATCCCGCCATCCCTACACCCTCGACGAAGCCGCCCGCATCGGCGCCGCGATCGGGGCGGTGCTGGCGCCGGGCGATGTCGTGCTGCTGTCGGGCGATCTCGGTGCGGGCAAGACGACGCTGGCGCGGGCGATGCTGACGGCGCGCGGGCTTGCGGGCGAGGCGCCGAGCCCGACCTTCGCGATCGTCCAGCCCTATGCGCCGCCCGAGGTCGATCTCGCCATCGCGCATGTCGACCTCTACCGGATCGAGGCCGAGGAGGAGTTGATCGAACTCGGGCTCGACGATTATCTTTTCGACGGCGCGTTGCTGATCGAATGGCCCGAACGGCTGGGTGCGCAGGGTTGGCCGGAGGCGCTGAGCCTCCACATTTCGGGTGAGGGCGATGCCCGCGTCTTGACAGCCGAAGTGCCGGCGGCTTGGGAAGCGCGATGGCCGCTCCGATGA
- a CDS encoding aminoglycoside phosphotransferase family protein, which produces MIPPAHAPAFLTAHGWGDAQILPLAGDASFRRYFRVIGKGRQAVLMDAPPPHEDPRPFIAIAEYLCAQGLNAPTILARDLERGLLLIEDFGDVRLRETVDDAPQAEADYYAGVTDLLVHLHARPAMAGLPVHGLEQWLDEVMLFTDWYCPALDIEVDRDGFRAAWERALAPVEADGLPRVTVLRDFHAENIMLVRGKDGIAHYGLLDFQDALIGHPAYDLASVLEDARRDVSPAVETAMLARYREATGQDIDAAYWALAAQRNTRILGVFVRLWKRDGKAGYRRFQPRMWGLLERDLAHPALAPVRAWFDANVPLSKRAEAWT; this is translated from the coding sequence ATGATTCCGCCCGCCCATGCCCCGGCCTTTCTGACCGCGCATGGCTGGGGCGACGCCCAGATTTTGCCGCTGGCGGGGGACGCGTCCTTCCGCCGCTATTTCCGCGTCATCGGCAAGGGCCGCCAGGCGGTGCTGATGGACGCGCCGCCGCCGCACGAAGATCCGCGCCCGTTCATCGCGATCGCCGAATATCTGTGCGCACAAGGACTGAACGCGCCGACGATCCTTGCGCGCGATCTGGAGCGGGGCCTGCTCCTCATCGAGGATTTCGGCGACGTGCGGCTGCGCGAAACGGTCGACGACGCGCCGCAGGCCGAAGCGGACTATTATGCCGGGGTGACCGACCTGCTCGTCCACCTCCACGCGCGCCCGGCGATGGCCGGGTTGCCCGTGCATGGGCTCGAGCAATGGCTCGACGAGGTGATGCTGTTTACCGACTGGTATTGCCCGGCGCTCGATATCGAGGTCGACCGCGATGGGTTCCGCGCCGCGTGGGAGCGGGCGCTGGCGCCGGTCGAGGCTGACGGTCTGCCGCGCGTCACGGTGCTGCGCGATTTCCATGCTGAAAATATCATGCTCGTGCGCGGCAAGGACGGTATCGCCCATTATGGCCTGCTCGATTTCCAGGACGCGCTGATCGGCCATCCCGCCTATGACCTGGCCTCGGTGCTCGAGGATGCGCGGCGCGATGTGAGCCCGGCGGTCGAGACGGCGATGCTCGCGCGGTATCGGGAAGCGACGGGGCAGGATATCGACGCCGCCTATTGGGCGCTCGCGGCGCAGCGCAACACGCGCATCCTCGGGGTCTTCGTCCGGTTGTGGAAGCGCGACGGCAAGGCGGGCTATCGCCGGTTCCAGCCGCGCATGTGGGGGCTGCTCGAACGCGATCTCGCGCACCCCGCGCTGGCCCCCGTCCGGGCCTGGTTCGACGCCAATGTGCCGCTCTCGAAGCGAGCGGAGGCCTGGACATGA
- a CDS encoding nucleotidyltransferase family protein, which translates to MTAKIESAMVMGAGIGKRMRPLTATRPKPLVRVAGKALIDHSLDRIEAAGIGHVVVNVHYLADALEAHLAAQRRTFTIAVSDERGQLLETGGGMVKALPLLTGDPILIVNSDNIWTDGPQDSITHLARHWDDAKMDALLLVIRQASATGHGGKGDFHMDPAGKLSRRKPGHIAPFVYTGIQLVSRRLLEDAPEGAFSTNILWDRAIAAGRLYGLSHMGQWFDVGTPAAIAPTEAALSGV; encoded by the coding sequence ATGACGGCCAAGATCGAGAGCGCGATGGTGATGGGGGCCGGGATCGGCAAGCGGATGCGTCCGCTGACCGCGACACGACCCAAGCCGCTGGTGCGCGTCGCGGGCAAGGCGCTGATCGACCATAGCCTCGACCGGATCGAGGCGGCGGGGATCGGCCATGTCGTCGTCAACGTCCATTATCTCGCCGACGCGCTCGAAGCGCATCTCGCGGCGCAGCGGCGGACGTTTACCATCGCGGTGTCCGACGAGCGCGGCCAGTTGCTCGAAACCGGCGGCGGGATGGTCAAGGCGCTGCCGCTGCTGACGGGCGACCCGATCCTGATCGTCAACAGCGACAATATCTGGACCGACGGGCCGCAGGACAGCATCACCCATCTCGCGCGTCATTGGGATGATGCGAAGATGGACGCGCTGCTGCTCGTCATCCGGCAGGCGAGCGCGACGGGGCACGGCGGCAAGGGGGATTTCCATATGGACCCGGCGGGCAAATTGTCGCGGCGCAAGCCGGGGCATATCGCGCCCTTCGTCTATACCGGCATCCAGCTCGTCTCGCGCCGCCTGCTCGAAGACGCGCCCGAGGGGGCCTTTTCGACCAACATATTGTGGGACCGCGCGATCGCGGCGGGGCGGCTCTATGGCCTGTCGCACATGGGGCAATGGTTCGACGTCGGCACCCCGGCGGCGATCGCGCCGACCGAAGCGGCGTTGAGCGGGGTTTGA
- the addB gene encoding double-strand break repair protein AddB yields MTAAGRPTIYSIPVHRAFADALAAGIIARYADGALGLAEGMILLPSNRARSAVQAAFVRAGGAGLLMPRLAVIGDADLDESVALALDGLDDEPIAPAIDPLRRRLLLAELIERHTPAGETPITGAAAFQLADGLARVIDQLHYEEVAVSALVDLDLGAFAGHWQASLGRLRLLVDHWPGVLAKTGHIDRAERRNRLLGRVTAGWRAAPPARFTIAAGITTAAPAIARLLRTVADLERGMVVLPGLDQAMAAEEWEALGPTRPDPENPARPLETHPQYHLKLLLDRMGARRDEVREWDATSEYDGPAARTPFVSLLFAPADYTAQWQAAGDLAAAVAGIQGAVFADDGQEAQGIALLMREAVETPGRTAALVTPDRDLAERVAAALARWGIAVDDSAGQPLSRTPPGALLLLLADLAAAFDSVALVSLLGHPLVRKGEGRTAWLDRVRQLDLILREPGLAPGWQGVSARMESSPPRRQGGDAEALRSWWDDLAAGLGTALAPFAAPAPPATLLAALQQGLEWLTGDAVWAGPAGRMLAELFDQWALARGDGPALVDPADFPAMLGQLLGQASVRPPYGGHPRLFIWGLLEARLQRADLMILGGLDEGRWPAAAQPDPWLAPGIRRLLGLPAPERQQGAAAHDFAGALGAREIVVTRAARSGGDPAVASRFWLRLAALAGDLPEPTPGGAALTRLAAEIDVPPGDVQPAHRPAPRPPAGDRPRRISVTGVDRLARDPFAFYANRMLGLSALDPLSAAPDPRWRGTRVHRLFEDWVRGGATREGLEAELAALRDDAALDAIARAFWLPRIEPALRWAAEQVWSAEGRTPLAVEAQGEMTLDGIVLHGKADRIDRDGEGHLAIVDYKSGGAPSAKAAYDKLDNQLGLLGLIAREGGMKGLDAAPVASLEYWSLRPDRRAGGAGKISNTYGSRSDLKSAEDAIDHAAEALADLAARYLFGDAPFVPGEGVGYGDYDQLMRRDEWFGRGEDGA; encoded by the coding sequence ATGACCGCGGCTGGCCGCCCCACCATTTATTCCATCCCGGTCCACCGGGCCTTTGCCGATGCGCTCGCCGCCGGGATCATCGCGCGCTACGCCGATGGCGCGCTGGGGCTGGCCGAGGGAATGATCCTGCTGCCGAGCAACCGGGCGCGCAGCGCGGTGCAGGCGGCGTTCGTGCGCGCGGGCGGGGCGGGGCTGTTGATGCCGCGGCTCGCGGTGATCGGCGACGCCGATCTCGACGAGTCGGTGGCGCTGGCGCTCGACGGCCTCGACGACGAGCCGATCGCGCCCGCGATCGACCCGTTGCGGCGACGGTTGCTGCTCGCCGAACTGATCGAGCGGCACACACCGGCGGGCGAGACGCCGATTACCGGCGCGGCGGCGTTCCAGCTCGCCGACGGGCTCGCGCGGGTGATCGACCAGCTTCATTATGAGGAGGTCGCGGTCTCGGCGCTCGTCGACCTCGACCTTGGCGCCTTCGCCGGCCATTGGCAGGCTTCGCTCGGGCGGCTGCGGCTGCTCGTCGATCATTGGCCGGGCGTGCTCGCAAAGACCGGCCATATCGACCGCGCCGAGCGGCGCAATCGGCTGCTCGGCCGCGTGACCGCAGGATGGCGCGCCGCGCCGCCCGCGCGCTTCACCATCGCGGCGGGGATCACCACCGCGGCGCCCGCGATCGCGCGGTTGCTGCGCACCGTCGCCGACCTTGAACGCGGCATGGTCGTGCTGCCGGGGCTCGATCAGGCGATGGCGGCCGAGGAATGGGAGGCGCTCGGCCCGACGCGGCCCGACCCCGAAAATCCCGCGCGGCCGCTGGAAACCCACCCGCAATATCATCTGAAGCTGCTGCTCGATCGCATGGGCGCGCGCCGCGACGAGGTGCGCGAATGGGATGCGACGTCCGAATATGACGGCCCCGCGGCGCGCACGCCCTTCGTCTCGCTGCTCTTCGCCCCCGCCGATTACACCGCCCAGTGGCAGGCGGCGGGCGATCTGGCGGCGGCGGTCGCCGGGATACAGGGCGCGGTGTTCGCCGACGACGGGCAGGAGGCGCAGGGAATCGCGCTGCTGATGCGCGAAGCGGTCGAAACGCCGGGGCGCACCGCGGCGCTGGTCACCCCCGATCGCGACCTGGCCGAGCGCGTCGCGGCGGCGCTCGCGCGCTGGGGAATCGCGGTCGACGACAGCGCGGGCCAGCCCTTGTCGCGGACACCGCCGGGGGCGCTGTTGCTGCTGCTCGCCGATCTGGCGGCGGCGTTCGATTCCGTCGCCTTGGTGTCGCTGCTCGGCCATCCCCTGGTTCGCAAGGGCGAGGGACGGACGGCGTGGCTCGACCGGGTGCGGCAGCTCGACCTGATTCTGCGCGAACCGGGGCTGGCGCCGGGGTGGCAGGGGGTGAGCGCGCGGATGGAATCGTCGCCCCCGCGCAGGCAGGGGGGTGATGCGGAGGCGTTGCGGAGCTGGTGGGACGATCTTGCCGCGGGCCTCGGCACCGCGCTCGCGCCGTTCGCCGCGCCGGCCCCGCCCGCGACCTTGCTGGCGGCCTTGCAGCAGGGGCTTGAATGGCTGACCGGCGATGCGGTCTGGGCGGGACCGGCGGGGCGGATGCTCGCCGAGCTGTTCGACCAATGGGCGCTCGCGCGCGGCGACGGGCCGGCGCTTGTCGATCCCGCCGATTTTCCGGCGATGCTTGGGCAATTGCTGGGGCAGGCGAGCGTGCGCCCGCCCTATGGCGGCCATCCGCGGCTGTTCATCTGGGGGCTGCTCGAAGCGCGGCTCCAGCGCGCCGACCTGATGATCCTCGGCGGCCTCGACGAAGGGCGCTGGCCCGCCGCGGCCCAGCCCGACCCATGGCTTGCCCCCGGCATCCGCCGCCTGCTCGGCCTGCCCGCGCCCGAACGGCAGCAGGGCGCGGCGGCGCATGATTTCGCGGGAGCGCTTGGCGCGCGCGAGATCGTCGTCACCCGCGCCGCGCGCAGCGGCGGCGATCCGGCGGTCGCCTCGCGGTTCTGGCTGCGGCTCGCCGCGCTTGCGGGCGACCTGCCCGAACCCACGCCGGGCGGGGCGGCGCTGACCCGGCTCGCGGCCGAGATCGACGTGCCGCCGGGCGACGTGCAGCCGGCCCATCGGCCCGCGCCGCGTCCGCCCGCCGGGGATCGCCCGCGCCGGATCAGCGTCACCGGGGTCGATCGGCTCGCGCGCGATCCCTTTGCCTTCTATGCCAACCGCATGCTCGGCCTGTCGGCGCTCGATCCCTTGAGCGCCGCGCCCGACCCGCGCTGGCGCGGGACGCGCGTCCACCGGCTGTTCGAGGATTGGGTGCGCGGGGGCGCGACGCGCGAGGGGTTGGAGGCCGAGCTGGCCGCCTTGCGCGACGATGCCGCGCTCGACGCGATCGCGCGCGCTTTCTGGCTGCCGCGGATCGAGCCTGCGCTGCGCTGGGCCGCGGAGCAGGTCTGGAGCGCCGAGGGGCGCACACCGCTGGCGGTGGAGGCGCAGGGTGAAATGACGCTCGACGGCATCGTGCTGCACGGCAAGGCCGACCGGATCGACCGCGACGGCGAAGGCCATCTTGCGATCGTCGATTATAAATCGGGCGGCGCGCCGAGCGCGAAGGCGGCGTATGACAAGCTCGACAACCAGCTTGGCCTGCTCGGGCTGATCGCGCGCGAGGGGGGGATGAAGGGCCTCGATGCCGCACCCGTCGCGAGCCTCGAATATTGGAGCCTGCGCCCCGATCGCCGCGCGGGCGGCGCGGGGAAGATATCGAACACCTATGGATCGCGCAGCGATTTGAAGAGTGCCGAGGACGCGATCGACCATGCCGCCGAGGCGCTGGCCGACCTTGCCGCGCGCTATCTGTTCGGCGATGCGCCCTTCGTGCCCGGCGAAGGCGTGGGCTATGGCGATTACGACCAGCTCATGCGCCGCGACGAATGGTTCGGGCGCGGCGAGGACGGCGCATGA
- the addA gene encoding double-strand break repair helicase AddA, with the protein MSKPAGLATLDPRQGAAADPESHVWLGASAGTGKTQVLSARVLRLMLDGVPPQAILCITFTKAGAAEMAHRIHERLAAWVRMADGDLRLDLRALGLEWDRPGLMTRARSLFATVIDSPGGAIRVQTIHAFCQTLLASFPLEAKLLPGFRAIEEDEAAALKNAVLAELLESPSPSGEGEEGGLRDAAAMLSRRLGQESALAFLSSCAAAFGGPRAALPPSAHDLRAAFDLPGGDPDAGIAAELADGAVSDDDIRAVATSGANWGTKTGLACNDMMVGWLIAAAPARAAMLGELLGCFLTGKGDLRADFAGDKGRMTDCVGSATRIVEAVQGLLGTATAMRVADDLAAAWKLGSRFAEGYALAKREQGLADFDDLITLAGSLLRVSSFGEWVRFKLDQRTDHILVDEAQDTNMRQWGIVLSMAEEFFAGVGAKEERVRTLFTVGDRKQAIFGFQGTEPRAFAAARGLFHALGETGGQPFRQVDLVSNYRSTPAVLTVVDAWLAAGGADAMGLDGDEPPHHPHRSNHAGQVELWQPLPVGKALDAAADEGDEGEGDGNAPASDPASMRLARAIASEVQGWIAHGKDGRPVAPGDIMILVRRRRDLAARIVARLQALHVPVAGVDRFALTQPLAAQDLIAAMRFAVQPLDDLNLAALLVSPLIGWTQDELYARTHQRGRAALWEHLRRAEGDLPAATMAALRHLLGMADFTTPFRFLETLLSGPIDGRRKLYARLGREARDPIDELLNQALAFEQRETVSLLGFLTMVSASAADIKRQTEARSDVVRVMTVHGSKGLQAPIVILADATDDAGIGHRPFSVDVAGWEKLPVFALPADERHGALADAYAAAAKAASEEHWRLFYVAMTRAEEILVIAGVTKKADRTIPETSWHAAVEGVLAAMPCEWEDAGPMWGQRRIHRANEGKWAKQEKAARVAAPALVLPEWAHRPAPEEARPPRPLAPSALGEDDVAVPPQGAARVAAVERGLLLHALFERLPPVAAARRRDAALRWLAAQAPTLDEAARAAMVGEVLAVLDDPAHAALFGPGSLAEVPLSAVVGGGAVVAGIVDRLLVTAEVVTVIDYKTGRRVPGSADAVAPAYLRQMAAYRDALAVIFPGRRVEAALLYTAAPRLIRLADALLDAHKPGLAVTKANLPGSGLEPDAPTP; encoded by the coding sequence ATGAGCAAACCCGCCGGCCTCGCCACCCTTGACCCGCGGCAGGGCGCCGCCGCCGACCCCGAAAGCCATGTCTGGCTCGGCGCGTCGGCGGGGACGGGCAAGACGCAGGTGCTGTCGGCGCGCGTGCTGCGGCTGATGCTCGATGGCGTGCCTCCGCAAGCGATCCTTTGCATCACCTTCACCAAGGCGGGCGCGGCCGAAATGGCGCACCGCATCCACGAACGGCTCGCGGCGTGGGTGCGGATGGCCGACGGCGACCTGCGGCTCGACCTGCGCGCCCTGGGACTGGAGTGGGACCGGCCGGGGCTGATGACGCGCGCGCGATCCTTGTTCGCGACGGTCATCGACAGTCCAGGCGGCGCGATTCGCGTCCAGACGATCCACGCATTCTGCCAGACTTTGCTCGCGAGCTTTCCCTTGGAAGCCAAACTGCTGCCGGGTTTTCGCGCGATCGAGGAGGATGAGGCGGCGGCGCTGAAGAACGCGGTGCTGGCGGAGCTTCTCGAAAGCCCCTCCCCTTCAGGGGAGGGTGAAGAAGGGGGGCTTCGCGACGCCGCGGCGATGCTGTCGCGGCGGCTGGGGCAGGAATCGGCGCTGGCTTTTCTGTCGAGCTGCGCTGCGGCGTTCGGCGGTCCGCGCGCGGCGCTGCCGCCCTCGGCGCACGACCTGCGCGCGGCGTTCGACCTGCCCGGCGGCGATCCCGATGCCGGGATCGCGGCCGAGCTTGCGGACGGCGCGGTGTCCGACGACGATATCCGCGCGGTCGCGACGAGCGGCGCCAATTGGGGGACCAAGACCGGGCTGGCCTGCAACGATATGATGGTCGGCTGGCTGATCGCCGCCGCCCCCGCGCGCGCCGCGATGCTCGGCGAGCTGCTCGGCTGTTTTCTGACCGGCAAAGGCGATCTTCGCGCCGATTTCGCGGGCGACAAGGGGCGGATGACCGATTGCGTCGGCAGCGCGACGCGGATCGTCGAGGCGGTGCAGGGCCTGCTTGGCACCGCGACCGCGATGCGCGTCGCCGACGATCTGGCGGCGGCGTGGAAACTCGGCAGCCGCTTTGCCGAAGGCTATGCGCTTGCCAAGCGCGAGCAGGGGCTCGCCGATTTCGACGATCTGATCACGCTCGCGGGATCGCTGCTGCGCGTCAGCAGCTTCGGCGAATGGGTGCGCTTCAAGCTCGACCAGCGCACCGACCATATCCTCGTCGATGAGGCGCAGGACACCAATATGCGCCAATGGGGCATCGTGTTGTCGATGGCCGAGGAATTCTTCGCCGGGGTCGGCGCGAAGGAAGAGCGCGTCCGCACCCTCTTCACCGTCGGCGACCGCAAGCAGGCGATCTTCGGCTTTCAGGGCACCGAGCCCAGGGCGTTCGCCGCCGCGCGCGGCCTGTTCCATGCGCTGGGCGAAACCGGCGGGCAACCGTTCCGGCAGGTCGATCTCGTCTCCAACTATCGCTCGACCCCCGCGGTGCTGACGGTCGTCGATGCGTGGCTCGCGGCGGGCGGGGCGGACGCGATGGGGCTCGACGGCGACGAGCCGCCGCATCACCCGCATCGCTCGAACCACGCGGGGCAGGTCGAGCTGTGGCAACCGCTGCCGGTCGGCAAGGCGCTCGATGCCGCGGCTGACGAGGGCGACGAAGGCGAGGGCGACGGCAATGCGCCTGCCTCCGACCCCGCTTCGATGCGGCTCGCGCGCGCGATCGCGAGCGAGGTGCAGGGGTGGATCGCGCACGGCAAGGACGGACGCCCGGTCGCGCCGGGCGATATCATGATCCTCGTCCGCCGCCGCCGCGACCTGGCGGCGCGGATCGTCGCGCGCTTGCAGGCGCTGCACGTCCCCGTCGCCGGGGTCGACCGCTTCGCGCTGACCCAGCCGCTCGCGGCGCAGGATCTGATCGCGGCGATGCGCTTCGCGGTGCAGCCGCTCGACGACCTCAATCTCGCCGCGCTGCTCGTTTCGCCGCTGATCGGCTGGACGCAGGACGAGCTTTATGCGCGCACTCATCAGCGCGGCCGCGCGGCGTTGTGGGAGCATCTGCGCAGGGCCGAGGGCGATCTGCCTGCGGCGACGATGGCGGCGCTGCGCCACCTGCTCGGCATGGCGGATTTCACCACGCCCTTCCGCTTCCTCGAGACATTGCTGTCGGGGCCGATCGACGGGCGGCGCAAGCTTTACGCACGGCTGGGACGCGAGGCGCGTGATCCGATCGATGAATTGCTCAACCAGGCGCTCGCCTTTGAACAGCGCGAGACGGTGTCGCTGCTCGGCTTCCTGACGATGGTGTCGGCAAGCGCGGCCGACATCAAGCGGCAGACCGAGGCGCGCAGCGATGTCGTGCGGGTGATGACGGTGCACGGATCGAAGGGCCTCCAGGCGCCGATCGTGATCCTCGCCGATGCGACCGACGACGCCGGGATCGGCCACCGGCCGTTCAGCGTCGATGTCGCGGGATGGGAGAAATTGCCGGTCTTCGCACTGCCCGCCGACGAGCGCCATGGAGCGCTTGCCGATGCTTATGCCGCGGCGGCGAAAGCGGCATCGGAGGAACATTGGCGGCTCTTTTATGTCGCGATGACCCGCGCCGAGGAGATTCTCGTCATCGCGGGGGTGACGAAGAAGGCCGACCGGACGATCCCCGAAACGAGCTGGCACGCCGCGGTCGAGGGCGTGCTCGCGGCCATGCCGTGCGAATGGGAGGACGCCGGTCCGATGTGGGGCCAGCGCCGTATCCACCGCGCCAATGAAGGCAAATGGGCGAAGCAGGAAAAGGCGGCGCGGGTCGCGGCCCCGGCGCTCGTGCTTCCCGAATGGGCGCACCGGCCGGCGCCCGAGGAAGCGCGTCCGCCGCGCCCGCTCGCGCCGTCGGCGCTCGGCGAGGATGATGTCGCGGTGCCGCCGCAGGGAGCCGCGCGCGTCGCGGCGGTCGAGCGAGGTTTGCTGCTCCATGCCTTGTTCGAGCGGTTGCCGCCGGTCGCGGCGGCGCGGCGGCGCGATGCGGCGTTGCGCTGGCTTGCCGCGCAGGCGCCGACGCTCGACGAAGCGGCGCGCGCGGCGATGGTTGGCGAGGTGCTCGCGGTCCTCGACGATCCCGCACACGCGGCGCTGTTCGGCCCCGGCAGCCTGGCCGAAGTGCCGCTGTCGGCGGTGGTGGGCGGCGGCGCGGTCGTCGCGGGGATCGTCGACCGGCTGCTGGTCACCGCAGAGGTGGTGACGGTGATCGATTACAAGACCGGACGGCGGGTGCCGGGCAGCGCCGACGCGGTGGCGCCCGCCTATCTGCGCCAGATGGCGGCCTATCGCGATGCGCTTGCGGTGATCTTTCCGGGTCGGCGCGTCGAAGCGGCGCTGCTCTATACCGCCGCGCCGCGGCTGATCCGCCTCGCTGATGCGCTGCTCGACGCGCACAAGCCCGGCTTGGCGGTCACCAAGGCGAATTTGCCGGGTTCGGGCCTTGAGCCGGACGCGCCGACGCCTTAG
- the trxA gene encoding thioredoxin TrxA produces the protein MGTKAITDASFQTDVLDSDTPVLVDFWAEWCGPCKMIGPSLEEISNELAGKVVIAKLNIDDHPDAPSKYGVRGIPTMILFKNGEIADTKVGAAPKSALKGWLEGALA, from the coding sequence ATGGGTACCAAAGCCATCACCGACGCCAGCTTCCAGACCGATGTGCTCGACAGCGACACCCCCGTACTCGTCGATTTCTGGGCCGAATGGTGCGGCCCGTGCAAGATGATCGGCCCGTCGCTCGAGGAAATCTCGAACGAACTGGCGGGCAAGGTAGTGATCGCCAAGCTCAACATCGACGACCACCCCGACGCGCCGAGCAAATATGGCGTGCGCGGCATCCCGACGATGATCCTGTTCAAGAACGGCGAGATTGCCGACACCAAGGTCGGCGCCGCGCCGAAAAGCGCGCTCAAGGGCTGGCTCGAAGGCGCGCTGGCGTAA
- a CDS encoding virulence factor, with protein sequence MYAIVFDLDTATLEQTYPNASWRNAYADVRRVLETKGFDWQQGSTYFGNEAVTAVDCVLAVQELKRQFEWFQPSVRDIRMLRIEENNDLGPALG encoded by the coding sequence ATGTACGCGATCGTGTTTGATCTCGACACGGCGACGCTGGAACAGACCTATCCGAACGCCTCCTGGCGCAACGCTTATGCCGATGTCCGGCGCGTCCTTGAGACGAAAGGGTTCGATTGGCAACAGGGGTCGACCTATTTCGGTAACGAAGCCGTCACGGCTGTCGATTGCGTTTTGGCGGTGCAGGAATTGAAACGTCAGTTCGAGTGGTTTCAACCCTCGGTTCGCGACATTCGGATGCTACGAATCGAAGAAAACAACGATCTCGGCCCGGCGTTGGGATAA
- the argJ gene encoding bifunctional glutamate N-acetyltransferase/amino-acid acetyltransferase ArgJ, producing MTTRSPLAPAAFPTLPDIAGVSRRVARAQYKNWDRCDLTYVELVPGTAVAGVTTRNICCSTEVEMCREGIAHGRARALIVNAGNANAFTGYRGREAVEQIVAQVVAHLDCDPKEVFVSSTGVIGVPLPKDKAREGLAKVIGFAGPPASWEDAARTITTTDTFPKGSAASAIIEGRTVQVAGIVKGSGMIAPDMATMLGYIFTDAAVAPALLQDMLNEATGATFNSITVDSDTSTSDTVLLFATGQAGNAPLTTRDDPGADALYAAIHAVALDLAQQVVRDGEGASKFIEVQVSGAVSDESARRVALSIANSPLVKTAIAGEDANWGRVVMAVGKAGEPADRDRLAIRFGDHWVAKDGLPVDGYDEAPVAAHLKGLEIRVGADLGLGEGRATVWTCDLTHGYISINADYRS from the coding sequence ATGACCACTCGCTCGCCCCTCGCCCCCGCCGCCTTCCCCACCCTCCCCGACATCGCGGGCGTGTCGCGCCGCGTCGCGCGGGCGCAATACAAGAATTGGGACCGCTGCGACCTGACCTATGTCGAACTGGTTCCGGGCACCGCGGTCGCGGGCGTGACGACGCGCAACATCTGCTGTTCGACCGAGGTCGAGATGTGCCGCGAAGGCATTGCGCACGGCCGGGCGCGGGCGCTGATCGTCAACGCGGGCAACGCGAACGCCTTTACCGGATATCGCGGCCGTGAGGCGGTCGAGCAGATCGTCGCGCAGGTCGTGGCGCACCTCGATTGCGACCCGAAGGAAGTCTTCGTCAGCTCGACCGGCGTCATCGGCGTGCCGCTCCCCAAGGACAAGGCGCGCGAGGGGCTGGCAAAGGTGATCGGCTTTGCAGGGCCGCCGGCGAGCTGGGAAGACGCCGCCCGGACCATCACCACCACCGACACCTTTCCCAAGGGCTCCGCCGCCAGCGCGATCATCGAGGGCCGCACCGTGCAGGTCGCGGGGATCGTCAAGGGATCGGGGATGATCGCCCCCGACATGGCGACGATGCTCGGCTATATCTTCACCGACGCCGCAGTCGCGCCCGCGCTGCTGCAGGACATGCTGAACGAAGCGACCGGCGCGACGTTCAACAGCATCACCGTCGACAGCGACACCTCGACCAGCGACACGGTCCTGCTGTTCGCGACCGGGCAGGCGGGAAATGCGCCGCTGACGACGCGCGACGATCCGGGCGCCGACGCGCTTTACGCGGCGATCCACGCCGTCGCGCTCGACCTTGCGCAGCAGGTGGTGCGCGATGGCGAGGGCGCATCGAAATTCATCGAGGTGCAGGTGAGCGGCGCGGTCAGCGACGAGAGCGCCAGGCGCGTCGCGCTGTCGATCGCCAATTCGCCGCTGGTCAAGACCGCGATCGCGGGCGAGGACGCGAACTGGGGCCGCGTCGTGATGGCGGTGGGCAAGGCGGGCGAACCGGCCGACCGCGACCGCCTGGCGATCCGTTTCGGCGATCATTGGGTGGCAAAGGACGGGCTGCCCGTCGACGGCTATGACGAAGCGCCGGTCGCGGCGCATCTGAAGGGCCTGGAGATTCGCGTCGGCGCCGACCTGGGGCTGGGCGAAGGCCGCGCGACCGTGTGGACGTGCGACCTGACGCATGGCTACATCAGCATCAACGCCGATTATCGGAGCTGA